The following are from one region of the Platichthys flesus chromosome 2, fPlaFle2.1, whole genome shotgun sequence genome:
- the tfap2c gene encoding transcription factor AP-2 gamma isoform X2, which yields MLWKLADNVKYEDDCEERHDGSSNGNPRLPHLPAVSQHLYSPSPALSHSASSDFQPPYFPPPYQPINYPQSGDPYSHLGDPFNINSLHQSPSSNQQQPWPGRQGQDGLGAHARSGLASQILGLDGGSSGVRREGFRRPELLPPHAHSLESSGIGDSMGMHDMGHGLDDVQHVDDHSIIMADQTVIKKGPITLPKGNALGLPFQKESLLGMVSNPTEVFCSVPGRLSLLSSTSKYKVTVAEVQRRLSPPECLNASLLGGVLRRAKSKNGGRSLREKLDKIGLNLPAGRRKAANVTLLTSLVEGEAVHLARDFGYVCETEFPAKAIAEYLGRPHVERNEVNSRKNMLLAAKQICKEFTDLLTQDRSPLGNSRPAPIMEQGIQGCLTHFSLITHGFGSPAICAAMTSLQNYLNEALKQVDKMYLNSGNDTQGSSDSGSKSTDKMDKHRK from the exons ATGTTGTGGAAATTAGCCGACAACGTGAAGTATGAGGATGACTGCGAG GAAAGACACGATGGCAGCAGCAACGGGAACCCGCGGCTGCCTCACCTGCCCGCGGTCAGCCAGCACCTCTACAGCCCGTCCCCCGCCCTCTCGCACTCGGCCAGCTCGGACTTCCAGCCCCCGTACTTCCCTCCTCCCTACCAGCCCATCAACTACCCGCAGTCCGGCGACCCGTACTCCCACCTGGGCGACCCCTTCAACATCAACTCCCTGCACCAGTCGCCGTCGTCGAACCAGCAGCAGCCGTGGCCCGGCCGCCAGGGCCAGGATGGGCTGGGCGCGCACGCACGGAGCGGACTGGCGAGTCAGATCCTGGGCCTGGACGGAGGCTCCTCCGGGGTGAGGAGGGAAGGGTTCCGCCGGCcggagctgctccccccgcacGCACACAGCCTCGAGTCGTCGGGGATCGGGGACAGCATGGGAATGCACGACATGGGCCACGGACTGGACGATGTTCAA CATGTAGATGACCACAGTATTATAATGGCCGATCAGACAGTTATCAAGAAAG GTCCCATCACTCTACCCAAAGGAAACGCGCTGGGTCTTCCCTTCCAGAAAGAGTCCCTGCTGGGCATGGTGTCAAATCCCACCGAGGTGTTCTGCTCCGTACCGGGCCGCCTTTCCCTGCTGAGCTCCACTTCCAAGTACAAGGTCACCGTGGCCGAGGTCCAGAGACGCCTGTCGCCCCCCGAGTGTCTCAACGCATCGCTGCTGGGAGGCGTCTTACGCAG agccaagTCAAAAAATGGCGGGCGTTCCCTGAGAGAAAAGCTGGATAAAATTGGGCTGAACCTGCCGGCAGGAAGGAGGAAGGCCGCCAACGTCACCCTACTAACCTCACTCGTAGAAG GTGAAGCTGTTCATTTAGCGAGAGACTTCGGTTACGTGTGTGAGACGGAGTTCCCTGCGAAGGCGATCGCTGAATACCTCGGCAGGCCGCACGTAGAACGCAACGAGGTCAACTCCCGGAAGAACATGCTCCTTGCTGCCAA ACAAATCTGCAAGGAGTTCACCGACCTGCTCACTCAGGATCGATCGCCGCTGGGGAACTCTCGGCCGGCTCCCATCATGGAGCAGGGAATCCAGGGCTGCCTGACCCACTTCAGCCTCATCACTCACGGCTTCGGCTCTCCGGCCATCTGCGCCGCCATGACCTCGCTGCAGAACTACCTGAACGAGGCGCTCAAGCAAGTGGACAAGATGTACCTGAACTCCGGCAACGACACCCAGGGATCCTCAGACAGTGGCAGCAAATCTACCGACAAAATGGACAAGCACAGGAAATGA
- the tfap2c gene encoding transcription factor AP-2 gamma isoform X1: MLWKLADNVKYEDDCEERHDGSSNGNPRLPHLPAVSQHLYSPSPALSHSASSDFQPPYFPPPYQPINYPQSGDPYSHLGDPFNINSLHQSPSSNQQQPWPGRQGQDGLGAHARSGLASQILGLDGGSSGVRREGFRRPELLPPHAHSLESSGIGDSMGMHDMGHGLDDVQHVDDHSIIMADQTVIKKVLGLRGGRNLDRLQRTYYQGGVLAGPITLPKGNALGLPFQKESLLGMVSNPTEVFCSVPGRLSLLSSTSKYKVTVAEVQRRLSPPECLNASLLGGVLRRAKSKNGGRSLREKLDKIGLNLPAGRRKAANVTLLTSLVEGEAVHLARDFGYVCETEFPAKAIAEYLGRPHVERNEVNSRKNMLLAAKQICKEFTDLLTQDRSPLGNSRPAPIMEQGIQGCLTHFSLITHGFGSPAICAAMTSLQNYLNEALKQVDKMYLNSGNDTQGSSDSGSKSTDKMDKHRK, translated from the exons ATGTTGTGGAAATTAGCCGACAACGTGAAGTATGAGGATGACTGCGAG GAAAGACACGATGGCAGCAGCAACGGGAACCCGCGGCTGCCTCACCTGCCCGCGGTCAGCCAGCACCTCTACAGCCCGTCCCCCGCCCTCTCGCACTCGGCCAGCTCGGACTTCCAGCCCCCGTACTTCCCTCCTCCCTACCAGCCCATCAACTACCCGCAGTCCGGCGACCCGTACTCCCACCTGGGCGACCCCTTCAACATCAACTCCCTGCACCAGTCGCCGTCGTCGAACCAGCAGCAGCCGTGGCCCGGCCGCCAGGGCCAGGATGGGCTGGGCGCGCACGCACGGAGCGGACTGGCGAGTCAGATCCTGGGCCTGGACGGAGGCTCCTCCGGGGTGAGGAGGGAAGGGTTCCGCCGGCcggagctgctccccccgcacGCACACAGCCTCGAGTCGTCGGGGATCGGGGACAGCATGGGAATGCACGACATGGGCCACGGACTGGACGATGTTCAA CATGTAGATGACCACAGTATTATAATGGCCGATCAGACAGTTATCAAGAAAG TATTAGGACTACGAGGTGGCAGGAACCTTGATCGCTTACAGAGGACTTATTATCAGGGGGGCGTTCTTGCGG GTCCCATCACTCTACCCAAAGGAAACGCGCTGGGTCTTCCCTTCCAGAAAGAGTCCCTGCTGGGCATGGTGTCAAATCCCACCGAGGTGTTCTGCTCCGTACCGGGCCGCCTTTCCCTGCTGAGCTCCACTTCCAAGTACAAGGTCACCGTGGCCGAGGTCCAGAGACGCCTGTCGCCCCCCGAGTGTCTCAACGCATCGCTGCTGGGAGGCGTCTTACGCAG agccaagTCAAAAAATGGCGGGCGTTCCCTGAGAGAAAAGCTGGATAAAATTGGGCTGAACCTGCCGGCAGGAAGGAGGAAGGCCGCCAACGTCACCCTACTAACCTCACTCGTAGAAG GTGAAGCTGTTCATTTAGCGAGAGACTTCGGTTACGTGTGTGAGACGGAGTTCCCTGCGAAGGCGATCGCTGAATACCTCGGCAGGCCGCACGTAGAACGCAACGAGGTCAACTCCCGGAAGAACATGCTCCTTGCTGCCAA ACAAATCTGCAAGGAGTTCACCGACCTGCTCACTCAGGATCGATCGCCGCTGGGGAACTCTCGGCCGGCTCCCATCATGGAGCAGGGAATCCAGGGCTGCCTGACCCACTTCAGCCTCATCACTCACGGCTTCGGCTCTCCGGCCATCTGCGCCGCCATGACCTCGCTGCAGAACTACCTGAACGAGGCGCTCAAGCAAGTGGACAAGATGTACCTGAACTCCGGCAACGACACCCAGGGATCCTCAGACAGTGGCAGCAAATCTACCGACAAAATGGACAAGCACAGGAAATGA
- the LOC133969532 gene encoding phospholipase A and acyltransferase 4-like, giving the protein MAPTRNAKPGDLIEISRGLYKHWAVYIGDNEVVHFGKGGGNSSGSSNFLSRSPGEVKREKFSKVVGSHSWKVNNLLDEKYHARDPSVIVKEACAMVGRDRKYNVAESNCEHFATNMRYGKPESRQVRKVAIAATVVNTTGTVAAAFGTGAALAAGAPVIVAGLVVAGAVAGFGAVLGINDLTN; this is encoded by the exons ATGGCACCAACG CGTAATGCAAAACCAGGAGACCTGATCGAGATATCCCGTGGGCTCTATAAGCACTGGGCCGTCTACATCGGAGATAATGAAGTGGTTCATTTCGGTAAAGGCG GTGGTAACTCATCTGGCTCGTCCAACTTTCTGAGCCGAAGCCCCGGAGAGGTGAAGCGTGAGAAGTTCAGCAAAGTGGTCGGCAGTCACAGTTGGAAGGTCAACAATCTGCTGGATGAAAAGTACCATGCTCGTGACCCTTCCGTCATAGTGAAGGAGGCCTGTGCGATGGTGGGCCGCGATCGAAAGTACAACGTTGCCGAGTCCAACTGTGAGCACTTTGCTACCAACATGCGATACGGCAAGCCAGAGTCTCGACAG GTGAGAAAGGTCGCTATTGCTGCCACCGTCGTAAACACCACAGGCACCGTGGCCGCAGCATTCGGCACAGGAGCCGCACTCGCCGCCGGAGCCCCCGTTATCGTAGCAGGACTCGTGGTAGCCGGGGCAGTGGCTGGCTTTGGTGCTGTGTTGGGCATTAACGATTTAACCAATTAA